Genomic window (Vigna radiata var. radiata cultivar VC1973A chromosome 1, Vradiata_ver6, whole genome shotgun sequence):
CTTTTACAGGGTACCATTTTGAATTGTACCAATACCGTCAATCAAATATTAACCTAAGATAACAAATTTCAAAAGGggagaaaattaatttcaagTAATCGTGAATAAAATGTACCAATATTAACCTAACATGGTGTTAAAAGACgaaaaagaaaaccaataaCACATGACATTCAAGTAATCGCGAATAAAATGTACCAATAAAAAATGACCTAAAAAGTGTGGGAATAAGAAATACCTTTCGATTAAAAAGCACAACACGATGCACAGAAACTCACCAGCGCACCTAATACCTAAATCCACAACGGCGACagcaaaaaaaaacaatactttCAGAGTTCTTCACCACCGCAACCCAAAACCCAAAGCTACAAAGCCGACGGCGACCCAACACCTCAACGAACAATAAAGACAGCGAAAAAACCTCTCCTTTCGACAAAAAACGACAACGCTTGATCCAACACAGACTTCCTCAAATGAGACTTCACTAGCGGATAGAGACAAAGGATAGGTCGACCCAGCACCAAGAAAGGGGACTTTAGTGGCGCGAGAGACCTTGCGAGAGACTTTCGATTGGAAAACCTTGACACAGAGAGAGCTTCGAAGAGATTGAGGGAGAGCACTAACAAAGATGAAGGGGAGAGTTTCGTTAGACAGTGCAAGACACCTTCGTAAGAGTCGAAGGTGCCAACAGGTTTCAGCATTTCGATCTGTCAAAAATGCccttcaaatttcatttcagctcaattaaaaattcatttaaaacagtaaataagaaaatgacACGTGTTGTTGTCAAATTATTGTCAAAATTTCGTTGTTGAAGAAacgtttttcttttatatatatatatatatatatatatatatatatatatatatatatatatatatatatatatatatatatatatatatatatatatataaaagtacaCATATATTTGTTCTGCATTGTCTGGCATGTTTTACGTGATTCATCATAGGTTAGTGTTTTCTAAAAATGTTATATACTCCTGCAGGAAAAGTTGCTTTAAGAGGCTTAAACGTGATATTGTCGTTGGGTATTTTATTATGTTGGAGTTTTCTCCAAACAACAAGATTATCCTACTTCGAAATGAGGTATATAAATTGAAGCCAAAACAAATAGCCGTTTTTGGAAAACATAGTATAGAGCGTGCTTTGTATTGTCGAAGGTTTAAATGTATACAGTGAGATTATATGGAAATCTGTGAAAGCTACTGCATGATAGGTTTATAGTGTAATAGTAATTATTTATCAGTTGTTTTATTTGGATGCTACTGGTAAATACACATGAATGATTAGACGTAATATATTCTGAATAGTATTATATCAGGTAtgttataaatgatattatattaaataagcTTATAGAcgtaatatattaaataaatttaagaacgatattttattatttatgaatgatATTATATCAAATACGTTATATCAGGTAGGTTTTATATACGCATTACATTAAGTAGATTtaagaaagatattttattatttattgttaaggATCTTATATTATGTAGGTTTATAAACGTATTATGCTGATATATTTACGGATGATATGTTAATAGTTATGAAAGAGGATTTTATTAGTTGAAATtatgaatgttattttattaggtGGTGCAGACATGTTAAAGTAATAAAGGTTTAATGTAGGTTTTCCAGTCAAGCTGGGTATAGTACCTATTCTGAAAGTAGTGGAGTTTTTACTCATAAGTCTTGAGGAACATAGGAGATAGATCTGAAACTGCAGTGGAGGATGACTCGAACtatcctgttttggtgaacaagtTTTATATGAGAGTATAAAGAGACAATGTGTATTTATTGGTTTTGGTGTACTTAATTGAATATGTCATGTTAACCATATTactttgttaattaataattgatgtGTTGATGTTGTATTAGATGATGAATATGGTAGCTTATCCTTATTGTTTGTGTGTGAATGCGATGATAGTATAACTCGTATTATTATACAAGAGTAGATACTCATACAGATGTTCCAGTTGATAATTAGAGCTGAAAGAAGTCGGGAATGGAATAAGGAaagatttcttttgtttttgaacattttcagttagtttgatttatattattttattttaagttgacTTGGAAATTACAAGTTTGTAATAAATGTCCTTTTTAATTGGATTGTAGtgaattattgttttatatccCTAGTTTAAGATTTATatgaatgttttcttttgttttttatttaaaagaacatttttttctcaaaacaatcaaaaattgaaatgttacATTTGAAATTTGGTTATGTATGTGTTTCATATTTATATGATCAAAtcttattcaaatattaataatgtataattgtctgaatttttcttaattttatttttgagatgTTACAAAGTGACAATTATAAGggagaaaaataaatgtttaataaaaattgaatggaAGATTCATCCAAAAAgctaataatattgtaattgcCAACATATTTTGTTTAAGCTAATTGTCCATTTACTAaagatgaattaaaaataattatagatataataaaaaaatatatctacaaaatTAAAGATGCATTAtaacttttcaaattaaaaacctCTCATACAGAGTGATACatgacattttatttataatccaAAAATTTGATATAAGTATATGCACTccaaaaaagaattaaaaaaaccTATTGCGGACTTATATTACGATGGCATATGACAATGACATGACATATTATTTAAATGCCAAAGTTTACGCTGAACcataataaagtaataaaaaattgtgcaCGCTTCTTAGACGATCCAGGAcacatttcatataatttaaatttgaaaacatttaatataactGTACCATGGTTGGTTAGACCGAAGCTCAACTATAGCTTttaatatagaattttaatgtaatttccAATTcaaaaaaagttgaattatatttttttttcaatataataacttttgtaatgaaaaattaatataattaatacaaaatgtATTTGAATAGTTATAATTGTATCTAGAGCAATTTAAATCTATCTTTATGTATAAGTATTAAATGGAAACAACGGATAAATATAGatgataataacattaattattgtttGAAGATGATaagtaaaaaatgtttaaattcgAACATCatcttattttcatataaagtatattcttataaatttatgaCTCGAGTTTGATAAGTTTATTgagtttcaaaaattatataaactcgagtttaaatacttaaaaaacttttaaaataacgagagagaaaaatattttaaggtcACAAACTTTGAGATGTGTCTTCGTTattaagttaataatataaactatagCATTTGATTAGTGCAACTAAGTGCATCTATTGAGATCCTTAAACTACATTATTTAATGGGTGTTATATGAAAATTTCTTTCtgtattcatgttttttttttctgcacctccataattttttaaaatttcagttATATCTCTATTGTATTGTAGTTATAGTTTCatattatgtgatttttatatattataattcataatacaaatttacattatgaattatataatttgttcatAATTTGTAATACAAATTTAGAAAACAATCCAAAAtgcaaattatatttcaaattatataattataatataaaattgtacaatctaaaatataaattatatatcagATTGTAcaatttataatgtaaaattatgtttaaaattgtacaatttataataaaaaaaacaattttggaTTATACAAtccataatacaaaattaaattataaacgaTACAATCCCTAATACAAAAACAGAACTTACATTCTAAATTGTAATTGGCCATAAGTTTTCCCGGCATGAAAAAACATTAATCTCCATATGCTTTATGTGATTATGAAAAACAAGATTGAATGCAACTGGAATGACATTCTAATTATCACACAAAAGAGCAGTAGTCCTGCAGAAAATGTGTGAACAGAAATCATGTTAATCatctttgtatatatatttttttttatgtttaagtgAGTATACTTTGAgattttttaagaattattatttgtttttatatgtaAGAATGATAACGTGGATTGAAATGTTCCATTTTTACATGtgataacacaaaaaaaataatataattataatcaaaatattattatttattcgtACCATATGAATGTACGTTTTTGTCGTTTGTCTATGTCAAAGAATCGCTCCCTCTTTTATAAACCAATCCACATTGGCTCTCACATTATTTTCCAAAGAATCATGAAACATTTGGAATTCTATGTTGTTTTGCTTTTGTCAATCTTTGTGGGAATTGGCTTAGCTTATCCCACAGAGGATCAGTTAAAGGATAGAATTATCAAGCTGCCAGGACAGCCAGAGAACGTGCTTTTTTCTCAGTACTCGGGCTATGTGACAGTGAATGAGGAAGCTGGAAGAGCTTTGTTTTATTGGCTGGTAGAGACAGAAGAAGATAGTACTTCAAAGCCACTTGTTTTGTGGTTTAACGGTGGCCCTGGATGCTCCTCTATTGCTTATGGAGCAGCTGAAGAAATTGGTCCTTTTCGAATCAATCCTGATGGCAAATCACTTTACTCCAATCCTTATGCTTGGAACAAATGTAAGacagtgtttttcttttttttcgaTTTTTGATCTTTTCCTacaatatgttttaatttttcgtTTCTCTTCATGCAGTGGCAAATATACTCTTCCTTGATTCTCCTGCTGGTGTTGGATTTTCATATTCCAATACCACATCAGATCTGTATACAGCAGGTGACCAGAAAACAGGTATGCAGTTGTATCGTTTGCGAAAATGCTTGCTTGCTGATGGAGGATATATAActcatttattttaagttttgccTGTTTTGTTCATGTTGAAAGTTCTTACCCAActacaaataaagttaatttaaatttgcaGCTGAAGATGCATATACGTTCCTTGTTAATTGGCTTGAAAGGTTTCCTCAGTACAAGCATAGAGATTTCTACATTGCCGGAGAAAGTTATGCAGGTCCTCTTTCATCAGTAACAGTAATACTAGTTTTCCTCCTGATTAAGAATTTGTCTTTCAGAACTGTTAACTGAAAGTTTTACAAACTCATTTCAGGTCACTATGTTCCTCAGTTGTCTCAAGTCATTTATCGCAAAAATAAAGGAATCGAGAACCCAGATATAAATTTCAAGGGGTTTATGGTAAGCTTGTAGCATTCATGATCTATGACAATGAAATATGAAACAGTGCTTTAAAAAATCTTGAAAATCTTCAATTGGGTGTGGTTTTTTCTGTGATCACTATCAGGTTGGAAATGCTGTGATAGATGATTACCATGACTACATTGGAACATTTGAGTACTGGTGGGTCAATGGTTTGATTTCAGATGACACATATAAACTGCTGAGAATTGTGTGTGAGTTTGATTCTTCTCAGCATCCACCAGATAAATGTGTGGAAGCTTTTGAGATTGCAACTGCTGAGCAGGGGAACATTGATCCATATAGCATTTATACTCCTGTATGCAATGCTACAGCTGCAACACTCAAACCCCGTTTAAGGGGTCGCTTAGTAAGTATCAAAATCAGTACTTCaggataaaataaatacaatggTTTTTTCCTTATCAAAATCTTTGTTT
Coding sequences:
- the LOC106771446 gene encoding serine carboxypeptidase-like 26, which codes for MKHLEFYVVLLLSIFVGIGLAYPTEDQLKDRIIKLPGQPENVLFSQYSGYVTVNEEAGRALFYWLVETEEDSTSKPLVLWFNGGPGCSSIAYGAAEEIGPFRINPDGKSLYSNPYAWNKLANILFLDSPAGVGFSYSNTTSDLYTAGDQKTAEDAYTFLVNWLERFPQYKHRDFYIAGESYAGHYVPQLSQVIYRKNKGIENPDINFKGFMVGNAVIDDYHDYIGTFEYWWVNGLISDDTYKLLRIVCEFDSSQHPPDKCVEAFEIATAEQGNIDPYSIYTPVCNATAATLKPRLRGRLGRLYGAYEYDPCTSTYAEVYFNLPEVQKALHANVTGIPYSFAGCNDIVVNNWGDSPLSMLPIYQEILDAGLRIWVYSGDTDSVVPVTASRYSIASLNLPTIINWYPWNDNGEVGGWSQVYKGLTLVAVRGAGHEVPLFRPRQAFTLFKSFLENKNLPFSTVTTQPLNHRLRSVRPKRKITMPSSMHHFPS